The genomic region AAGGCCGAGGTATGCAAGGCTTGGTCGTGTTGGTTCCTTATAGGAAAGGACAAAAAGGTAATTGAAAGGGATTATTACTGAAACGCGATTTCgggaaatgaaaatggaataatCACTCTCACAAAGAATGGAAGGCTGGTCTAAATATACTACCTTTGCAGGCGTTTGTCTAGTCGTGAAGAAAAAATTAGACATCATAAACGACAAGCACGAcaaagaataaaacaaagaaaataaGATGAAATTGAGGAGCAGTCTGGTGATGAGGGTTATTACGACTCTGACTGTTAGAGTAGTTTACAAATATGTTAAGTTAGTTTTCAAGTATATTGTTATTTTGTATTatcttgtctttttttttttttataagccTTAATAGGCTTTATGCTTTTGAAAGTCTtgaatggcttttgtaaatatttttaatattaatgaaatagtattatgtctatttgtttgtttactatcattagcattcaatacattttatatatcctatatcaaaatggacaacaatatttcttatgaacattagcagtaaaataaatgttcctttaaaggcatggtaatggacattggcaggaatacattatatatgaacctttatttaTAAGAAATAAATTACCAATCTTTGTAGAGCATATTAGAATTCGATTACTGCATTATTGttgcaataatattcaatatacttatTTACTGAACTACTGTTGAAGCAGACAATGagtacaagtgatgcaactatgtcttcttctttttcttcttcaaaTAATAGCTTTAAGACtccaagaacaagaattaaaataTTAAATGCACTCCAGTACATTCCATTCTGTCCAGAGGAAAAGAAACCTAAAGTAGGACAAGTATTCGAAACACTAGAATCAGCAGAGTTATTCTACAAAGAATAATACCTCTAGTTTTCTctcccccttctctctaaaaaaaaaaaccctaaatctcCCCCTTTGTTGTCGCCGTTCTCCTCCTTCCTCCCACCGCCACCCATCAACCCCCTACCATGTCGCCGGGGATGGGGTCTCTCAAGACCTTTCTCCGGCGACCCGTCTCCTCTCTTCTGATTAACCCTCCTCCTCTTTCTTACCCACACCCGGTTCTGGATCGTACGGGTCTGCCCGTTCCTCTCGGTCTGCGTAGTGTATGTAGGCTGTTTGGGTCTTATCGGACGAGTTTGTTGAGGTAGTGTGGCAGGGTGGTGCTTGGATCTGGCggtgttgtgggttggtagggaggCGGTGGCTTCCGTTTTTTTCTACTGTGTTCCGCtttgtttcctttatgtttttgtttaatttccgcttttgtttttgtttcgtctctctttctgagggctctgtccccgtctatcggtggtgtccttctttcagtttgagagctttcgttttctggttcgtttgcagttttctaataagtcagcagaagatcggcgttgttatagatcgttatatggttttacatattttgcccgattcatggctacaatcaatcacgtcagaaGAAATGGATAATCGTCAAGGAAAattcggagaccctcttatggatgaaagccttttgcggcgaatcgatgatagagactttgttgcagtgtttcattctctgaacaagaatttatttcctatggttgtaatcgatttgtatccgattgagcttggcatatgttgtagatgtcgtatgactttttattaatgatattgatcttttctcaaaaaaaaagacaatgagttaccaaacagttttgcattaaggaatATTGTCTGCAATAGGCAAGGTGTAAAAGAAAGTAGGAAAAGGAAGAGGACTGATACTGATACTGATACTGCTGAGAATGATGCACAATTTGATGTGACAGACATAAGCCGTGTGAGGCCGATTACAAGAATTGACTGTCCTGCATTAGTGCAGTTCAAATACTAAGAAATGGAACTTACATTGTTACCAGATTCGATGAAGCCCATAACCATCCACTTGCTTTGCCGGAATCTACAACATTCTTGAAAGGAAACCAAAAAAAGACAGAGGTACAGAAACAATTTGTCACAAAGGTAAAGGTGCTGGTGTGAAAGCCTATAGAGGTTTGAAGGAGCTGTGTGGAGGTTACGACAACATCGGTGCTACTGAGGttaatttcaaaaactttgtcaGGGACATAAAAACCTACATTGGTCATTTTGATGCGCAAATGTTTGTTGAGAATCTTATTGGGAAAAAAGACACATGCagttcattttactttgattttatagTAGATGAAAACAAGTGCCTGGCTGGAATGTTTTGGGCAGATCCGATCTGCATAAAGAACTACATGATGTTCGGTGAGGTGTTATCAGCAGATGCTACACATggaacaaacaagtacgatatgatgTTTGTGCCTTTCACAGGAGTTGATAACCACAAAAGGTGCATAACCTTTAGAGCTGGGTTGATAGGTGATGAAAGTATTGAGTGTTACAGATGGCTGTTCAAGACATTTTTGGAAGCAATGTGCGGGTGCCAGCCGAGAATTATAATTACTGATCATGACAAATCAATGAAGTCGGTAGTCCCGAAAGTGTTTAAGGAATCAACACACAGACTCATGCGGCACATAATGAAGAAACTAAGAGAAAAAGTCAGTTATTAACTGTTTCAAGATGAGGATTTTAAGAGCAGACTCAATAGGTGTGTTTGAAATAATATATATCAAATATAGATATATATTATTTCAAAGACATAATTTTCATCACAGCATGGATCAAGTCAGCAAAATCCAAGGACGTAATAATCAGGGGGAGTCAAATGCGCgttgcactctttttcccttaACCATGGTTTTATCCCATTGGGTTTTCCTCGTAAGGTTTAAAATGAGGCAACAATACATGCGCAATGTGAGACATCTAATATTTTAGATAACgtacatccaagggggagtgttgtaaaacatatgtaattaTGGATGCACGTTATACATTATGTATTTATTTAGGCTGTTACAACTCATGAAACATTGCATATGTTTCATCTCCGCGTAGTTATAAATAGATGTCACTTCTCATGTATATGATGCATCAAGATCAATACAACATTTTTTCCCTCTACTATCTTTCTCTATgcatattactattatatttttatctttatttataaCAAATTGTAGATATATTatcaaggtaaaattatgtttaagagatccaacattttctttgaacacaatatatataattaATTATGATAATTGTTGTTTTATGTAACATCATTCATTTTTACGTAGTTGTTGTAGGTTAAAATAATTTACAAGACTCATAAAGGCCCGTCTCAGTTATTAAGGATTCATTTTAGTGAGCTGCACCATGTTTACAGAGAGCGTTTTTTATTGAATTAAAAACCAGTTGTGCCTGCGACAGTGAAAAAACAAAGTACATATTATAACTAAATCTCTTGATGTTATAAGTACTattgaatatcaaatttttacgGTAAAAGCACTAATAATTCATCAATCAACTATACCAACCATGAATTTTTTTCCATCAATGATTTAACATAGTTGGAATTTTTTGTTaacttaagaatatatttttacagataatcCTAATAAGAGCCTCGTGCATCGCACGGGTTTTCCAAGTAGTGTTCAATAATAGAAGTACAAAAGAGTCAATGATGGTTGGCTgaaatatacttcctccattcaactccactctacatATTTCTATTTTTTTACAATATTCACAAATGCACATTCAATCTCGATTTTCTCTTAATATATAAgcgaaaatatattcatgtgagatcttgtttgattcgtctttacgagtacattaaaaatatctaacttttataatttttgcaaatacatagctaacgatatttaccgcgtaaaacacgcgttgatgaacgtgaaaaagcaaagtggtagagtggagttgaatggaggaagtgtAACCAGTAAACAAAGATGGGACAGTTATTTAGATAGTACCCTTGAATTAATTAACAGTATATAAGTAGTCTGTGTGGTTAAGTTCTGTACTCTATTATCTGATcggaaaaatacaaaaaatggtGTCGTGGTTCTTATTAATGCTTCAGCTGTTGCTAGTGCTAAGAATAGCAGTTGGCTTGAATATTTCGAAGCCTAACTGTATTGATCATTGCGGTGATGTTAAGATTCCATATCCGTTTGGAATTGGTGCCGATTGTTACTATAACCGATCTTACGAGATTACTTGCAATACGTCGTTTGGTTCCTCAAAACCATTCTTACGGCAGATCAATCTTGAGGTGTTAAATATCATCGAACCGGAAGAAGTGACCCGTTATTTTGGAATCGCCCATGTACTCATAGTAAGCCTGCCACGTAAAAATATCTGTGAAAGTAGTGGCGTTAAGAAAATCATTAGCTACGACTTGAAAGGTAGTTCATATCTATTCTCGGCGGATTACAATCAGTTAATGATGGAGGGTTGTGAAAGCAGAGCTGCAATTAAGAGTCACAATGGGACAATCTTAGCTTCGTGTGATTCGATTTGTGCCAGTGATGATTTCAACATGATTGATACGACTGGCAATGGCCATGGACGCTGCACAACCTCAATTTTTACAGATGATTTTGATTATTTTGAGATAGATGTTGCTTTCAAACAAACGAATTCCAACTCTTGCAATGCATCAGTAGCCTTGATTGCCGTTGAATTCGTATATAATTTAACCGAGTCAGTATCTAGTTTGGCAACTTTCCCTACGGCATTACAATTGAAGTCTAAATTTCCGCCTCAATTGTGTGAAGGTGGCAGCCTGGAATCCGGGAATTGCTTGTGTCCGGTATTTTATGAAGGAAACCCCTATCTTTGCAATGGATGCCAAGGTAAATATTCTCTAAATCCCATTTTTATCACCACCTTTCTAAATTTTGTAAGTAGAAAAGTGTGAACATCCCCTACTACTAGGAGATTAAAAATTCTCTTATTTTCCCTCCAAAGAGCATCTAACTAAGGTGTTGTTTGGCCTAGTTTATGTGAAATAACTTTTACTTTCTAGAATGAGTTTTTTCATAAACTACTTTTTGAAAAAGTTGTggttgtttggcctaacttttgtaaaagtagtttcttaacaaattgatgtgtttggcctactactgcttttttttttttttttttttttttttaagtttccataatcctaagagtttttttgagaagtagaagcagaagcatcaatttggtgcttctgtttctagtagctttttattaacttctgacttttcaaaagtagttttttatctccctaaattatagtgtttGGCCCTGTTTCTACTTTTACAATTAGAAAAGCACTTAGAAAGTTtggccaaacaccccctaaataaggtaataaataaatttttctttcattacattattatcttttcaatgaatatattcttataaataaactctaattttttaaataaattcataattataattttttcattaaaataaaataaaattcacaatttaaataattttttttattagttttccatttcattttttgtttcatatcaaaatataattgtTAGAATATGACTCGTCCGAGTCGTTTTCGGTTTGGGTATGTGAGAGTGAGATTAAAATGTGGACCAAAAGAAATAAACTAAGGAAGTAAGAGTAGAAATACAAAGACACGTGAAGGAGAGCAGTGCCTCACACAAGTCGCGCGTATCTCTGTTGATTGAGCTTCGTGCGTTTTGTGGtgttagagcatccgcaaaggtgaggcttCCCataatttctctttcctttttttattcgtccacctcattttccactaacttttcccCTTTACCCTCCTCATTTCATAACTACATCAATGTAACAATCGggttccccaattcacacacaaaaatttgggAAGTTTGCCAAAAGTAACAAAAATTGCCTTACTTTTTTGTTGGGGACCTTCCCTAAAAATAGTGGAACCCCAAAAAATGAGGAGGTTGGTGCAACAATGGGGTTACTCATTTGAGGAAAGAGAAGGCAAAAGGTGAGCTTATTTCcctcctttgcggatgctcttacgTGACTTGTTTCTAATTAGGAAATTGGTGGGTCCCATTAGACTTTCCTATCTCTTATGTTAGTCTTTTGTATTTGGCTAAAGACGTTTTCTATAGTTTA from Silene latifolia isolate original U9 population chromosome 3, ASM4854445v1, whole genome shotgun sequence harbors:
- the LOC141648623 gene encoding wall-associated receptor kinase-like 6, whose product is MVSWFLLMLQLLLVLRIAVGLNISKPNCIDHCGDVKIPYPFGIGADCYYNRSYEITCNTSFGSSKPFLRQINLEVLNIIEPEEVTRYFGIAHVLIVSLPRKNICESSGVKKIISYDLKGSSYLFSADYNQLMMEGCESRAAIKSHNGTILASCDSICASDDFNMIDTTGNGHGRCTTSIFTDDFDYFEIDVAFKQTNSNSCNASVALIAVEFVAAWNPGIACVRYFMKETPIFAMDAKVNIL